A region of the Enoplosus armatus isolate fEnoArm2 chromosome 8, fEnoArm2.hap1, whole genome shotgun sequence genome:
CCAACAGTGCTGCAGTGACGAGTACTGCAGTGCATACAGGGAGTTGTGCTCAACAAATTGGGAGAAAATGGGTAAAATTAAATATACTTTTCTTCAGTCATAATTACACACAGTAAAGGAGGGGGTGGTGCTGATCGGTATATGTCTGACCAGTTATTCAGCTCTTTTCGCTTTTCAGGTTATTATTCAGGTCTATCATGCAACCAGTGAAGAAGTCCGGAGAGGACTGATGAAAAGCTGGGgccattttttattaattgacTTTGGAAATTGTCTTGCTGAGGTGCTTCAACAGAGGCTTAACCCTCTCGTTTGGTGGACACCCCCTTAATTATCCGGCGCTGTCTGCAGCTCTTTTGTCTGGGTAGCTTTCCAATAGGAAATCATGGATGAGAggacacaatgaaaacatattttgcatttctctgtgtgtttgagaaactGTGAGTGCATGTAAATTAGTACTTGATTAATTTTCGGGTAAATAAAGGCTGTTAAATTCAGTgttacagaaacacattttcagatgaaGGGAAGACAAAAATCTGCAGTCTTTTTCAGTGATGCAGGATTTAAAGATTCAATAAGAcctaatgataaataataaatcgTTTAAATAAacgtgtttttacattttggaataTGCACAACATGTATGTCGACTCaattacaattttgaggcacttgagtatttctactttctgctactttatacttctactcgACCACAATTCAGAAGACTTGAATTTAGTTTCTATGCTGTTTCTATGCTGTTTGGCTTGTTGTGATATACCCCGTGACTCAgccctgtaacacacacacatagttaaCCTTGATCCTTCGGGGAAAATCATGTTGTCCATGCAACAGGGGGAACTCTGAGCTCCTCCTGGGGCAGAGTTGAGGCTTCATGGCGTTCCCTCTCATCGCGTGTCTCAGTCCTCGTCCTCTTGGGATCAGATCTGTGAGCGCCTCAGAGCTCTGCAGGGACAAAGCTGAGGAAGGTTGCCATGGTAGAGAGCTGCACATTATCTGGGTGCACAATAGAGATGTAAACAGACATGCATTACATggaatatttacatttctttatatttatatgtgcaGTTTTTGCTGTTTAGTACATGAGCTGCTGTTCTTCCAACTCACTAAACTGTCCagttcttatttattttgtttgttccaCAATTAATAATGTCCCCATTGGACATTAtatgctttatttgttttttctaatcACAGACCCAAACACTATAAAGCCAAATGATATGTGAGAGGCTCCCGGAGGGAGAAAATAGCTAAGTGCATGCAAGGCACAGGTACATATTTATCCAGCTGGAAGATTAGAAAGGTTGGAGAGGCATTACAATTTGTCCAGGCTTTAGTAAACAGTATAGACAGATCGGGTATGAGTTAGCACACAATGTTAAGACAAACACAGGCACGGCCATTGTGCTCAGGTGAATGCCCTGCAGTCATATTGTTCAATTGATGATGTGATGTGCAAAAGTGGTTTGACTCACTCGCCATTTCAATTGGGTTTGTATTTTTGAGACAGATCACTTGTATTATATCataatgtgtttatattatatGGAGGACTGAGAGCAATGTTTCACTCAACGTGAAACGTGATAAATAGTAAGTCTTTCATGACTCAGCTCATTGTCCAgaatctctccctctttattcCTTGTGCCGGCAGGCTCTGCTCGTCTTTtcacttccctctcctcccctcgtGGCCGCCGTGTGAGCGCCCCCTGCTGTCTGCGGCTGGCAGGGCCCATGTTAATGGAATCACGTTTCCTCTCAGCGTGATTCAGTCTCTGCGTTCATGGGCATAATTGGTTTGAAATTGGTCTGTTTTCTCAGAGAACATTGTCCTGGCTCTCCTGCGGACAAAGTGccttttgatataaaaaaaaaaaaaagaagaagaagaagatatcTTCAGTCACTAATCTTCAAACTAGAGTGGCAGTGGGCAATCACAACAATGAATATTTCCTGGCAGGTAATAGGATGTCATGAGGAGGCGTAGtggaggtagaaaaaaaaaattatgtttgatgtttttttgggtTCCACCTTGGCTACATGATTGGtataaattaataatataaaatactttCCTATTTATGTGACTGACTGAACTTTTCATATTCAGCTATTATAGTGGCATGGTATAGGGATGGCAATATCAATCAGATATAAAAAAATCTCACTGTCTGGACCTTATAAAGAcctttttatttgcaaaatacGCTACTTAAAAACACTATACCTATACTGAAATAATTTCTCTCAAAGACTGACTGAGCCAATCAGTTGTTCCCACTTTGCTTGTTGCTGCAATTATCCAATGTTGGTCAAATTAAgatgtatatttttctttcccacTGGGGACACCTGCTGCTCCATTTTAAAGAACAATACTAGTATTTGTCATGGGTAGGTGGGTGAAAGTGTGTCACAGTGGTCTGGGTagcctcttttcttttgtattattGATATTTTGTATATTGGCATTGCATTCTGGCTGGTTTCTGCACACAGTCAGCATAGTTAGAGATAGTAGGGCTCATTTTCTCCCCTTCAGATGAAGCTTTTTGCTGCCATAAATTCTTGTACGCTCAAAACTAACTTCACAGACAACGATCCATCACAATAAACGTCCATTCTTACTTTGATGTTGTCGAATTTAGAGTCTTATCATATTTCTTTGTGCCTGACTTAAGTGTTCTCATATCAGTGTGTTCATTATTTTAGTCTTTGCTCACTGTCAATCACCTGACACTCGCTGCATTCACCAGAAAAGAATCCCTCAAAACATGCAGCTTTACAGACTTGATTGGCACGTCCGTGTCTTTTTATTGGTGATACTATAAAGTTTGTAGATAAAAAGAAGTCTTAAATTATAATTACATATGGCATGGATTGAAAAATAGGCACACGTCATGCAGACAAAGGTTTTAATGGAAGCTCTAAAACAATACTTGATATAATGAACACAGTATTGATTGCTTATTCATTTGTGGGAAGACATTCAATTGtgttgattaattgttttatctGTCTCATCCAGGGAGTGGCAtttgcctctctctttttcatcctGGTGTCCATCACCACCTTCTGCCTGGAGACCCATCAAGCCTTCAATGAACTGCGCAACTGGACGGAGAAAGTTGTCGTGGGCAACGTCACACAGttagtggagaggagggagatggtGACCAAGCCCATCCTCACCATAGTGGAGGGTGTCTGTGTGGTCTGGTTCACATTTGAATTCCTGGTGCGCATCATCTGCTGCCCAGACAAGGTGTTCTTCATCAAGAACACGCTCAACATCATTGACTTTGTGGCCATTCTGCCGTTCTATCTGGAGATGGGCCTGAGCGGTCTGTCATCCAAAGCTGCCAGTGATGTGCTGGGCTTCCTCCGTGTGGTGCGGTTTGTTCGGATCCTCCGGATCTTCAAGCTGACACGGCACTTTGTAGGCCTGCGTGTGCTGGGCCACACGCTGAGGGCCAGCGTCAATGAATTCCTCCTTCTCATCATCTTCTTGGCACTGGGAGTGCTCATCTTCGCCACCATGATATACTACGCTGAGCGCATTGGAGCCAGCCCCGACGACCCCACAGgctccaaccacacacacttcaagaACATCCCCATTAGCTTCTGGTGGGCGGTGGTCACCATGACGACGCTGGGCTACGGAGACATGTACCCAAAGACGTGGCTGGGCATGATGGTGGGGGCTCTCTGTGCGCTGGCCGGGGTTTTGACCATCGCCATGCCGGTCCCCGTCATCGTCAATAACTTTGGGATGTACTACTCGCTGGCCATGGCCAAACAGAAGCTgccaaaaaagaagaagaagcacaaCCCGAACCCAGACGCTCCGACTGACTCAGCCTCGTTTGGGAAGTCGGAAACAAACTcgcacagagacagcactcaGAGCGACACGTGTCCGCTGGCTGCTGAGGAGAGCGTCAGCAGGAACCGCTCAGGTCAGGCTGCAATGCAATattaaaggatcagttcacccaaattacagaaaaaaCTCACTTACCTTTTATGGTATCTCaccatgcagatagtttcattcaattccattcacctccattgtatttaGCAGAGATCTTGTGGAATCtctcaaaataaaaccaaaactatctgcatggctaaatACCACTAGAGATAAGTTAGaaatttctttatttataatttgggtgaactttAAGCTAATGGTACTCTTTATtgtaaagattattttgtttaacCTGTACATTTAATCAGTGATAAATATTTGAGTGCAGTAACATGAAGAGCCACTGTATTTCTTGTAGTTGTGGCTGTGGCTTCTCAGAGTGTGCCTGACAGATGAACCGCGTTTAGTCATAAAGACAGTAACACACCGGGATCAAATTACTGCTTATAACATCTCAGTCAAATTGAATTTcatcacagaaaaatacagattttatGCAATATACCTCTGACTTTGTCTGGGCCCTTGGGGCAGTCTCAGTATAAGCTTTGGCATTTACGATGCcgtgtgtttttgtcttcctgtcagACTCCAAACAGAACGGGGATGCAAATGTGGCCCTTTCAGAGGAGGAAGGCTGCAGCCTGACCCAGCCGCTGTCCCCGAGTGAAAAGTGGTCCCTGCGGTGCTCCCGAGGGCGAGACAAGACTAAGAAAGAGGCCACCTGCTTCCTCCTAACCCCTGGAGACCCCAACGACCATACTGGTAAGTTACATACATATCTGAACATACTTGAATATACTCATTGCACTGCATGCTTGCTGCATTGTAGCTTTACTGTGGTTTCAGTTCACTTATTTGAGAAAATTCTAATTTGGTTCTGTAGGTATGTTGTcaggtattgtgtgtgtttcctccactGGTGCTCTCTGGGAATTGAAGTTCCAAGATGTATGTTGCTGATGTATGATGAAGATGTATTGTGTGTATTCAAGAAAATCCTgaatgctaaatatgaagctacaggcagGACACGGTTAGCCTAGCCTGGACCTGACACAGGAAgaaactagcctggctctgtccaaaggtaaaaaaaaaaagctgcctaccagctcctctaaagttcactaattaacattgCGCAGTGCATAGATGATATCTATTTCTTAGACCGACTGACCCACTCAAACTAGCCTCACATGAACTATGGACTTCATACTGTAGTTATAATTCTTTTCCCTCTCCAGCTGTCAGGAGGTTTAACAGGACTGAAAGTCTACAGCCAGGCTTGCAGCCCATGCTGTAattacacaccagaaaacacagttgatggatggatgacaaAATTGAGAGAAAATGTTGCTATTCTTAGTTCCTTACCAGTAGTGGACCATGTTTTTAGCTACATGTTGTTAACGCAATAAGACAGCTTAATCCTCTACACAGTGTGCATTCTGTTATTAGTTTTAGAGGCACTGAATCCCATCATGAACAAACGTAGGACAGTTACACATTTTGAGACATTGATGGGACTAAatgagaagtcaggggatcaaagtaaaaataattcatcctctggggaccaagTGTTGTGATAATCCATCCAAATGTTAAGATATtacaattaattattattattattattatcattgttattataacTAAGTATTATTTTATGTGATATATTATAATCATCTCAGTGTTGataaaaaattatttaaaaaggagTGAAATCCCACTCAACTTCAGCTACAAACTTCAAaaggctctgtgaggctgtacttaggtaGCGctagagctaaatgctaacatcagcatgctaacaggcgTGTAATAGCttggtttccatccaaatgtacCGCACATTTTAACCAAAAATTTGCCAAAGAAAATGCGTATTAATGGGTGTTTTAAATTAGGAATTGGTTTGTCGAGATATtcagctggtggcgctaatttTCCATTCGGGTGCCATTAAGCCATTGCAGGAAAAGAGGGGTGCAATTGGATGGAATGAAGagtggcagtaaaaaaaaagcattttgctATTATCGACTATCAACTTTTTCAGCCAAGTGTAAAAACTTTTTGGgaatattttgaatttttcactcagtgtgaaagtgaaatatgtgaaaatggATAAAAACAGGCAGATGGAGACCCACctaatgtaaaacatgtttagcagatataatgtttagCATATTCATCAtgttagtttagtgtgttagcatactaacatttgctgataccactaaacacaaagtacagctgaggttgatttGAATgacattagctttgcaggtattggACAATTTAAAAGTTTTAACCCGATGATGGCAAtagaggatcaccaaaatcagtaggatttatcctctggggcacatgactgtctgtacaaaatgtcatggcgaGCCATCCtattgttgttgagatatttcagtctgaacagatCACTGGTCGACATCCCTAGAGCcgtgctgctagcatggctaaaaagaatACAGTGCATGACAGTCTGGTGGACTGGCATACACTGGATTAACACAACAAGGTTTGAGTTTGCTCATTGAAAGGTGAGAGAAAACTCCAGTGTACTT
Encoded here:
- the kcnc4 gene encoding voltage-gated potassium channel KCNC4; amino-acid sequence: MISSVCVSSYRGRKSGNKPSSKSCLKEEMARGEDSDKIIINVGGTRHETYKSTLRTLPGTRLAWLADPDTQVSSDAAPPSATEFFFDRHPGIFAYVLNYYRTGKLHCPADVCGPLFEEELAFWGIDETDVEPCCWMTYRQHRDAEEALDIFEPQDPEDTDDDREMPRRFGIEDCPDRSRGCCEIWQPKIWALFDDPYSSRAARGVAFASLFFILVSITTFCLETHQAFNELRNWTEKVVVGNVTQLVERREMVTKPILTIVEGVCVVWFTFEFLVRIICCPDKVFFIKNTLNIIDFVAILPFYLEMGLSGLSSKAASDVLGFLRVVRFVRILRIFKLTRHFVGLRVLGHTLRASVNEFLLLIIFLALGVLIFATMIYYAERIGASPDDPTGSNHTHFKNIPISFWWAVVTMTTLGYGDMYPKTWLGMMVGALCALAGVLTIAMPVPVIVNNFGMYYSLAMAKQKLPKKKKKHNPNPDAPTDSASFGKSETNSHRDSTQSDTCPLAAEESVSRNRSDSKQNGDANVALSEEEGCSLTQPLSPSEKWSLRCSRGRDKTKKEATCFLLTPGDPNDHTEGCKDILAATGNYAQPEVTTLT